Genomic DNA from Lentimicrobiaceae bacterium:
TGAAGATATAGATGCTTCTGCGTCAAGGGTATTATTCGAGCTCACCGGTATGAAAAATATTTACCTGGAACAGTTTTACACTTTTGGTTCTGTGAATCGTATAAAAGAAAAAACCCGCGATATCATCTGGTTACATTCTATTGATCACCCGGAAGAAAGAGTAATTACTATCGCATATTATTCATTGGTTAAAATTGAAAGCCGGGAAATTTCGGAAGCAAAAATTGTAAACAATGCTAGCTGGCATGCCATTACCGAAATTACCGAACTTGCTTTCGACCATCGGGAAATTATTGATAAAGCACTCGAAGCCTTAAGAAATAAATTGCGTACGCAACCCATCGGATTCGAATTGCTTCCCGTAAAGTTTACTATAGGTCAGTTACAAAAACTGTATGAAGTAATTTTCGGCACCCGGC
This window encodes:
- a CDS encoding NUDIX domain-containing protein — its product is MEEGLIPYVSVDCVIFGFDFEKLNVLLIERKVDIEGTVFRDMKLPGDLIRYDEDIDASASRVLFELTGMKNIYLEQFYTFGSVNRIKEKTRDIIWLHSIDHPEERVITIAYYSLVKIESREISEAKIVNNASWHAITEITELAFDHREIIDKALEALRNKLRTQPIGFELLPVKFTIGQLQKLYEVIFGTRLDKRNFRKRIASIPYIVSLNEKQKGVAHKPAQLYKFDKKKYSRSKTEDLYFSV